A window of Hordeum vulgare subsp. vulgare chromosome 5H, MorexV3_pseudomolecules_assembly, whole genome shotgun sequence genomic DNA:
CCCAACACGATGGCTTTTCTGGAACCACAGGGAATACTAAGGCCCCCTTTGTTTGGGCTTTGGATTCTGAGATTCTGCTGTCAATCCTGATTTCTGAGAATCAGCTGTGATTCTTGATTTCTGGAATCAGAAGCAGACTGTTTGTTTACCCTGCTGTGGGATCTGAGAATCAGAATCTGTTTGTTTGTTTACTTTGCTGTTTGGGCAGCTTTACGGATCGTAATTAatgtaaaatattttaaaaattgaaACCATCATCCAAAATGTACGTTCAATTACCAACAATCATCCTAAACGTACATCAACCATCACTCAAAAGTAGTGCGTAAAACTAAACTTCATCTGTAGCTGCCAATAATCCATCAGCTATTCTCTCCCTGGTTACTTTCATCAGAGCATCATCACCATGCACAATGTTAGATACCCgaccagtaggtggaggtagtagATCTCCTGGCATGTAGTACTCATCACGATCACATCTATCAAACTCTTTATCTCTCAAGTGGCTGTCCCTGATAAAATTATGAAGTGCCATACAAGCAACAATGATCAAAGCTTGCTTGTCACAGGGGTAAGATGGCATATGCAATAAAATACGCCACTTCATCTTTAACACACCAAATGCACGCTCAATGACATTGCGTAGCGACGAATGGGCATGGTTAAAGATTTCTTTTTTACCATTGGGGGGATCACCATGGATAAATTCTGGCACATGGTATTTTGTCGACTTGTATGGAGCTAGATATCCCTCACAATTTGGATAACCCGAATCAACAAGATAGTACCTACCTGAAAAACAACACATGTATTGTTATGTACTATGGTATTGTAATGGTAATGTAATAATACAATAAACAATTGTAATGTTACCTTTCGGCGGGTGTGGAAACATGGTTGCATACTTGACCAAAGTATCCTTAAATATTCTTGTGTCATGTGCCGACCCTGGCCATCCCGCAACTACAGAGGTGAATCTCATATCAAAGTCGCATACTGCCATGATATTCTGTGTTGGGTACCCATGCCGACCAACATGGTTCACTATCTCTTCAGCGGGAACAACCACAGGGATATGAGACCCATCAATTGCACCAATGCAATCATCAAAGTGAGGTGAAAATCTAGAATCTCGAAGCCTTTCATGCACGTCTCTGAAGTCCGGATCTTTTGGCTTAATAGTATCTACAGCCATCTTGTTCAAGCACTCTAGCACATGGTTGAATTTCCTGTGTATTACCTCGGTTGACCGCTTGAATCGATTCTCCACTTGGCTAACGGATTGAGGACCACCAACTATCCACAAGAACATACCCAAGCACTCCTCTGAGCTCATGTTCCTTGTTGATGTCAAACCATAATTTTGCACAAGAGTCTCATGCAATCTATCAAAACAAGGTCTGTACATCCTAAACATGGCATAGCAATCTTTGTTTGTACTCAAATTTTCAGTTACCCATTGTTGACCGGTCATGATAGGAATTCTCCTATTCCTTTTGGTTAAGAACTTCTCACCGTACATGACGGCAACATGTGCAGCTCGcatgtaatactccctccgtttccttTTTGCCGCAGCTGTTACCATTTCAGAATTAACTCCATCCTCATCACTCTCACTCTGACTTGTGCTCATCTAAAATACAATATTAATAAACAAATATGTAAAcataagagcaaataaaatatcatcatacatagcCACAAATTAAACATAAGAGCAAATATAATGTCATCATACATAGCCATAACTTAAACGTAACAAAATGTCATCATACGTAGCAACAAATTAAAcataagagcaaataaaatgtcaTGATACATAGCATAGATCACTAATTCTTCCTACGGTCCTCATACATCCTCCTCAGCCAATTCATCTTGCCGTCATTTGTCTTGAATGTACGAAAAAAGGCACGGTTCTCCAACTTGGCAAACAACTTTGTTGCTATGTAATGCTCATCACTTCCTTCTTTTGCTCCACACATCACTACTTCTtccattatcttttcaatttcagtgacAATGGTCACTTTGCTAGAAGCAACTGACGCATCTTCATTAATCATATGATCAACCATACGCTTCAATTCACGTTGCACAGGATTTTTCTTTTTTGGGTTCTCAAGCTGTCCAGCGCCTCTCTTTCCACGATTACTTGGAGTAACGTgtacttcatcatcatcatcatcatcaagattatGAAGCTCTGCACCCTCCGGCAACACCGTACCAGATATTGTACCAGACATGAATGAGCTCTCTCCAGTAACAAGGACATTCTCAAACATCCTGCTCATCTCATCCAAATGTTCAGGTCCACGTTTACGAAATGCCAGAAACTCCTTGTTTTCCTGAAAACATAATAGTAGGTATAGTGTTTTGTTGTAGTCACACATTCTCAAAATTACTGTACTAGAGTAAAACTTACTTCTCCCATTTTCTTCCACCAATCATCATCAGCTACCACAGTATTTGCTTCATCATTCCAACCTAAACCTGTTGTCTTGTTCTTGAAGGTCATCCAATTGGTGTACTCCTTCTTCATACTATCCCATTTATTTTTGAATTGTTGTTTGTTATAATCTCTTCTTGTTTCTCTAAAAAAAACCTCAGCAAGGTTTTTGTAACCAACGGGACTCAGAAACTTGAGAGGcctattccccttttctttctcaATCACACAAAGTTTGCAAAAAATTGCAGTGGCTTCCGCATCCCAAATTGCTTTCTCTTTTGCCATCTATAGGTGTATACGATTAAATTAAATTTACACAAACGAGAACTAGCAGTGAACAATATAGCAGTAGTATTCACAGTTTCTAACATCACTCATATTACTTGACGGTATAGCAGTAAACAATATAGCAGTGAACAGTATAGCTGTAGTTTACACAGTGAACTCGTATTACTTCACGATATAGCAGTAAGAAATATAGCAGTAGTTTACACGAACGAGAACTATAACAGTATGCAGTTCATAAGTAACAGCAAATAAAGAAACGAGGCAATACCTTCACAGGGAACGACGCCGGGAGGAACGGGCGGCGAGCGGGCGAGGGGCAGGTCGGCGGCCGGGAGGAACGGGCGGCCGGCGAGCGGGCGAGGAGCGGGTCGGCGGCCAGGAGGAGAGGGCGG
This region includes:
- the LOC123396985 gene encoding uncharacterized protein LOC123396985; its protein translation is MSTSQSESDEDGVNSEMVTAAAKRKRREYYMRAAHVAVMYGEKFLTKRNRRIPIMTGQQWVTENLSTNKDCYAMFRMYRPCFDRLHETLVQNYGLTSTRNMSSEECLGMFLWIVGGPQSVSQVENRFKRSTEVIHRKFNHVLECLNKMAVDTIKPKDPDFRDVHERLRDSRFSPHFDDCIGAIDGSHIPVVVPAEEIVNHVGRHGYPTQNIMAVCDFDMRFTSVVAGWPGSAHDTRIFKDTLVKYATMFPHPPKGNITIVYCIITLPLQYHST